The following coding sequences lie in one Rutidosis leptorrhynchoides isolate AG116_Rl617_1_P2 chromosome 6, CSIRO_AGI_Rlap_v1, whole genome shotgun sequence genomic window:
- the LOC139852433 gene encoding uncharacterized protein: MVAPSSGSNSLKEYLKRYENPVEDEKKKKKKKKKIINTKPVMNGVLVVDEDPVWQKPVEIPQEDDDSEDEEQPQIDEHIEVKRMKRLEQLKTSRPFGAISEDGSGWVPVSETAKNITLDDPNSDISPPRKRRARNDTPSPESDLDASRNLQHPDMSPPRRRRARNDTPSPKPNADDMSPPRRRRARNDTPSPKPNADDMSPPRRRRARNDTQSPKPNADDMSPPRKRRARFDTPEPNSDPDLSPPCKGRPRESVNADLSPPRRGPLKSTNQNRRGPSVVEDLSPPRKSAKEPERPKTGLVTGKDIKEEIARTKNEDWLRFRNMDPSLSGRGAEAVRRDKRTGARLSKEEIQALQKKDEKPKEVKLEWGKGLAQKREAEERLQELELEKAKPFARTRDDPDLDNMLKDRVRWGDPMAHLVKKKHSELVLPDIGDNEKMKESGFIVPQEVPKHSWLKRGFDAAPNRYGIKPGRHWDGVDRSNGFEKQMFNRQNEKQATEREAYLWSVSDM, from the exons ATGGTAGCTCCATCATCAGGGTCTAACTCACTGAAGGAGTATTTAAAAAGATATGAAAATCCTGTAGAGgatgagaaaaagaagaagaaaaagaaaaagaagattATTAATACTAAGCCTGTAATGAACGGCGTTCTCGTTGTTGACGAGGATCCTGTTTGGCAAAAGCCCGTTGAGATTCCACAAGAGGATGATGATTCAGAAG ATGAAGAGCAGCCACAAATTGATGAACACATTGAAGTCAAACGAATGAAGAGATTAGAACAGCTTAAAACCAGTCGCCCTTTTGGTGCCATATCTGAAGATGGAAGTGGTTGGGTTCCAGTCTCTGAAACTGCTAAAAACATAACCTTGGATGACCCAAATTCTGATATCTCTCCGCCACGTAAACGTAGGGCCCGTAATGATACGCCTTCACCCGAATCTGATTTAGATGCTTCTAGAAACTTACAACATCCTGACATGTCTCCACCTCGTAGACGAAGGGCTCGAAACGATACACCTTCCCCCAAACCAAATGCTGATGACATGTCACCACCTCGTAGACGAAGGGCTCGAAATGATACACCTTCACCCAAACCGAATGCTGATGACATGTCACCACCTCGTAGACGAAGGGCTCGAAACGATACACAATCCCCCAAACCAAATGCTGATGACATGTCCCCACCTCGAAAACGTAGGGCCCGTTTCGATACGCCAGAACCTAACTCAGATCCCGATCTTTCTCCTCCCTGCAAAGGTCGGCCTCGAGAGTCCGTAAATGCTGATCTTTCTCCACCTCGGCGGGGTCCACTTAAATCGACAAATCAAAATCGTCGGGGCCCATCTGTAGTGGAAGATCTTTCACCACCAAGAAAGTCTGCAAAGGAACCAGAGCGCCCAAAAACTGGTTTAGTCACTGGTAAAGATATAAAAGAAGAGATTGCTAGAACCAAGAATGAAGATTGGTTGAG GTTTCGAAATATGGATCCTTCGTTAAGTGGTCGAGGTGCTGAAGCTGTGCGTCGTGATAAGAGAACAG GGGCACGTTTGTCAAAGGAGGAGATCCAAGCACTTCAAAAGAAGGATGAGAAGCCAAAG GAGGTAAAATTGGAATGGGGAAAGGGTCTGGCTCAAAAGCGTGAAGCGGAGGAAAGATTGCAGGAACTAGAACTTGAGAAGGCTAAACCATTTGCAAGAACAAG AGATGACCCTGATCTGGACAATATGTTGAAGGACAGAGTGAGATGGGGTGACCCAATGGCACATCTAGTAAAG AAAAAGCATTCAGAACTTGTTCTTCCAGATATAGGAGACAATGAGAAGATGAAAGAATCTGGATTTATAGTTCCTCAGGAAGTCCCTAAACACAGCTGGTTGAAAAGGGGGTTTGACGCTGCACCAAATCGCTATGGTATCAAACCGGGACGACATTGGGACGGTGTTGATAGGAGTAACG GGTTTGAGAAGCAAATGTTTAACCGGCAAAATGAGAAACAAGCTACAGAAAGAGAAGCTTACTTGTGGTCGGTATCTGATATGTGA